The following proteins are co-located in the Osmia lignaria lignaria isolate PbOS001 chromosome 12, iyOsmLign1, whole genome shotgun sequence genome:
- the Syngr gene encoding synaptogyrin, whose protein sequence is MYCLYYTNYPTSKYSSFLCFTKQTATLLRGLGIRELIPEFKKRNISTDVLHELSTEELIILGVDPQKAEELKNTLNVKKRKFRITQTNVQDRLQHFLEIINHGEQQLSLIQAFVAYCRLRLTKERINIFIDPDKCLSASEVLPVSVSATLAEVKEAQKNLSQLQELILRLSRNKMDGGAYGGGKAGAPFDPIAFVQRPQVILRVVCLLFAIIVFGCISNKGYKTGPDEKEVCLYNEDHNACNYGIGIGVLAFLASIGFLAGEYLFEQMSSVKTRKHFVLLDLGFSGFWAFLYFVGFCYLTNAWNNSKTPEDNYGVNNVQSAIAFSFFSIFTWAGCAWFAFQRFKQGTDAAFAPSYEADPVGGTGYTSYPDATDTGYQEPPFGQQQQQQQQQRMPDFRAPTY, encoded by the exons atgtattgTTTATATTATACTAATTACCCAACCTCAAAATACTCTTCATTTTTatg TTTCACTAAACAAACAGCCACCTTGTTACGTGGTCTGGGTATACGTGAATTAATACcagaatttaagaaaagaaatatatcaACTGATGTACTACATGAGCTTAGTACAGAAGAACTAATAATATTAG GTGTTGATCCTCAAAAGGCTGAAGAACTGAAAAATACTTTAAATGTCAAAAAAAGAAAGTTTAGAATTACACAGACAAATGTTCAAGACAG GCTCCAACATtttcttgaaataattaatcacgGAGAACAGCAATTGTCTCTGATACAGGCATTTGTAGCATATTGTAGATTAAGACTCACAAAAGAaagaattaacatttttattgatcCTGATAAATGTTTGAGTGCTTCTGAAGTATTGCCTGTATCTGTTAGTGCAACATTAGCAGAAGTGAAAGAAGCGCAAAAAAATCTTTCTCAACTTCAGGAATTAATTCTAAGG CTCAGTCGCAATAAGATGGACGGTGGAGCGTACGGTGGAGGAAAGGCTGGAGCCCCTTTCGATCCCATTGCCTTCGTCCAAAGGCCTCAAGTCATCTTAAGAGTAGTATGCCTG CTGTTCGCAATAATTGTGTTCGGATGCATAAGCAACAAGGGGTACAAGACAGGACCAGACGAAAAAGAGGTGTGCCTCTACAACGAGGATCACAATGCTTGCAATTATGGAATAGGAATTGGAGTTCTCGCCTTCCTTGCAAGTATCGGATTCCTTGCTGGGGAATACCTCTTCGAGCAGATGTCCTCCGTTAAGACCAGGAAACACTTTGTTCTTCTTGATTTAGG CTTTTCAGGCTTCTGGGCATTCCTCTATTTCGTCGGATTCTGTTATTTAACCAATGCTTGGAATAACTCGAAAACACCGGAGGACAATTATGGCGTGAACAATGTCCAAAGCGCCATcgctttctccttcttctccaTTTTCACCTGg gcTGGCTGTGCCTGGTTCGCCTTCCAAAGATTCAAGCAAGGAACCGATGCTGCTTTTGCACCCAGTTACGAAGCTGATCCAGTTGGTGGAACAGGATATACAAGTTACCCTGACGCGACTGATACAGGCTATCAAGAGCCACCATTTggacagcaacaacaacagcaacagcaacagcgaATGCCTGATTTCCGAGCCCCGACTTACTAA